A DNA window from Nycticebus coucang isolate mNycCou1 chromosome 1, mNycCou1.pri, whole genome shotgun sequence contains the following coding sequences:
- the LOC128586639 gene encoding 40S ribosomal protein S15a-like: MVRMNVLADALKSINNAEKRGKRQVLIRPCSKVIVWFLTVMMKQGYIGEFEIIDDHRAGKIVVNLIGRLNKCGVISPRFDVQLKDLEKWQNDLLSSHQFGFIVLTTLVGIMDHEEARGKHTGGKILGFFF, encoded by the coding sequence ATGGTGCGCATGAACGTCCTGGCTGATGCTCTTAAGAGCATCAACAATGCCGAAAAGAGAGGCAAACGCCAGGTTCTTATAAGGCCATGCTCCAAAGTCATTGTCTGGTTTCTAACTGTGATGATGAAGCAGGGTTACATTGGCGAATTTGAAATCATCGATgatcacagagctgggaaaattgTTGTGAACCTCATAGGCAGGTTAAACAAGTGTGGAGTGATCAGCCCAAGGTTTGATGTGCAactcaaagatctagaaaaatggCAGAATGATCTGCTCTCATCCCACCAGTTTGGTTTCATTGTACTGACAACTTTAGTGGGCATCATGGACCACGAAGAAGCAAGAGgaaaacacacaggagggaaaatcctgggattctttttctag